One region of Spirochaetota bacterium genomic DNA includes:
- a CDS encoding HAD-IIIC family phosphatase produces MDEKITNELKEFITSEGQKRLLLFPKFKKSLSKMISSNQSDVAFNVLKSALSIDYDYSTFKSYYNLVNKVRTYNLNKNINKTKIAILGSYTTNQLTWFIDLFLFCSDIDVEIYESEYSVINQEIYSKDSNLYRFKPQIVILICGHKDIKLFPKFGLSENDVKEIVDQEINRWMNLWNTLHTNINCQIIQNNFDIPPWNVMGNIEHRVPYSQGMYFTYLNQSLSKKAPAYVNIHDIDMLSSMHGKLEWCDQRFYYDSKLPCTPELLPSYANSIASIIVALLGKSKKCLVLDLDNTIWGGVIGDDGLGGISLGQGNPTGEAFLNFQQYIKNLKDRGIILAVCSKNDEKNAKEPFLRHPDMILKLDDITCFLANWNNKVANIQKIAQEINIGTDSIVFVDDNPHERGIVRYYLPEVAVPEMPEDPAFYIQKIDSYRYFETTSFTNEDLIRAELYSSDIKRKKLQNKIVNIDDYLQSLNMKAIVEPINPENINRSVQLINKTNQFNLTTKRYTKINIEEIINNSSWKTFTVRLIDNFGDNGLISIILSEIKNETLIIDTWLMSCRVLNRGVEQFLMNYICNLSRNNNISIIEGKYIPTAKNKMVEKLYFHLGFEQINDLNDGTTYWSLKTNSININNLKYFIMEGKKRDV; encoded by the coding sequence ATGGATGAAAAAATAACTAACGAATTGAAAGAATTTATTACATCTGAAGGGCAAAAAAGATTACTCCTTTTCCCAAAATTTAAAAAATCATTATCGAAAATGATTTCTTCAAATCAATCAGATGTTGCATTCAACGTTTTGAAATCAGCTTTATCTATAGATTATGACTACTCTACTTTTAAATCCTATTATAATTTAGTAAATAAAGTACGAACATATAATCTGAATAAAAATATAAATAAGACAAAAATAGCAATATTAGGTAGTTATACGACCAATCAGTTAACATGGTTTATTGATCTATTTTTATTCTGTTCAGACATTGATGTAGAAATTTATGAGTCAGAATATAGCGTAATAAATCAGGAAATTTATTCAAAAGATTCGAATTTATATCGCTTTAAACCTCAAATTGTCATTCTAATATGTGGACACAAGGATATCAAATTATTTCCAAAATTTGGACTAAGCGAAAATGATGTAAAAGAAATTGTTGATCAGGAAATCAATCGTTGGATGAATTTATGGAATACATTACACACGAATATTAACTGTCAAATAATACAAAATAATTTTGATATTCCTCCATGGAATGTTATGGGCAACATTGAACACAGAGTTCCATATTCACAAGGAATGTATTTTACATATTTGAATCAATCTTTATCTAAAAAAGCTCCAGCTTATGTCAATATTCATGATATTGACATGCTCTCTTCAATGCATGGGAAATTAGAATGGTGTGATCAAAGATTTTATTACGATTCTAAACTCCCTTGCACACCAGAATTACTTCCATCATATGCCAACAGTATCGCATCGATAATAGTTGCATTACTTGGCAAAAGTAAAAAATGTTTGGTTTTAGATTTAGACAATACTATATGGGGAGGTGTTATTGGTGACGATGGATTAGGTGGTATTTCTCTTGGTCAAGGAAATCCAACAGGTGAAGCATTTCTAAATTTTCAGCAATATATAAAAAATCTAAAGGATCGAGGTATTATTCTAGCAGTTTGTTCTAAGAATGATGAAAAAAATGCTAAAGAACCATTTTTAAGACATCCTGATATGATTTTAAAATTAGACGACATCACTTGTTTTTTAGCAAACTGGAATAATAAAGTAGCAAATATACAGAAAATAGCACAAGAGATTAATATTGGCACTGACTCAATAGTATTTGTTGATGATAATCCACACGAGAGAGGAATTGTACGATATTATCTCCCTGAAGTTGCTGTGCCTGAAATGCCAGAGGACCCAGCATTTTACATACAGAAAATTGACAGCTATCGTTATTTTGAGACAACTTCCTTCACTAATGAAGATCTAATACGAGCAGAGTTATACTCGTCAGATATTAAAAGAAAGAAATTGCAAAATAAGATAGTAAATATTGATGATTATCTTCAGTCACTGAATATGAAAGCAATAGTAGAACCAATTAATCCAGAAAACATCAACAGGTCTGTTCAACTAATTAATAAGACAAATCAATTCAACCTCACAACAAAACGTTATACAAAAATTAATATTGAAGAAATAATAAATAATTCTTCCTGGAAAACCTTTACAGTACGACTTATTGACAATTTCGGTGATAATGGCTTAATTTCAATTATACTATCTGAAATTAAAAATGAAACTTTGATAATTGATACTTGGCTTATGAGTTGTCGGGTTTTAAACCGTGGAGTTGAACAATTTCTTATGAATTATATCTGTAATTTATCACGAAATAATAATATTTCGATTATTGAAGGTAAGTATATACCGACTGCAAAGAATAAAATGGTTGAAAAATTATACTTCCATTTAGGATTTGAACAAATAAATGATTTAAATGACGGTACTACATACTGGTCATTAAAAACAAATTCAATTAATATTAATAATTTAAAATATTTCATTATGGAGGGAAAAAAGAGAGATGTCTGA
- a CDS encoding MaoC/PaaZ C-terminal domain-containing protein, producing the protein MSSDKLIWYSIDELYGKSIEREFIITEELIDHFAHISGDFSSIHISNKAAKAKGFKGRVAHGILLTSFVSAIIGMDLPGEKSILQSIEMKYLYPCYHNDKITIKLEITEIFKSVKTVIAKVNIFNQEGTKVSKAKIQIGLKEDYNG; encoded by the coding sequence ATGTCATCAGATAAGTTGATATGGTATTCAATTGATGAATTATATGGAAAATCGATTGAACGAGAATTCATAATAACTGAAGAATTGATTGATCACTTTGCTCATATTTCTGGTGATTTTAGTAGTATACATATTTCAAATAAAGCAGCTAAAGCTAAAGGTTTTAAAGGACGAGTTGCGCATGGAATCTTATTAACGAGTTTTGTTTCAGCAATAATTGGGATGGACTTGCCTGGTGAAAAAAGTATTTTACAAAGTATTGAAATGAAATATCTCTATCCATGTTATCACAATGACAAGATTACAATCAAGTTGGAAATAACCGAAATATTCAAATCTGTCAAAACTGTAATTGCAAAAGTAAACATCTTCAACCAAGAAGGAACTAAAGTTTCGAAGGCTAAAATTCAAATTGGATTAAAAGAAGATTATAATGGATGA
- a CDS encoding lipopolysaccharide biosynthesis protein, whose translation MEKIIKSFINTKLNISIQKFIGDGNTLKVKVTKGFYWLFLLQLLNKGLGFIKTIILARLLAPEHFGLIGIASIVISFLELFSETGFRSALIQNQSIDENYLNTGWTVSIIRGLILFLILFLSAPLVSDFFEVAESKLIIQAMSFNFIIKSFRNIGIILFSKNLNFKKSFIFEIISIIPNIGITILLAFILRNEWAIVWGTLITTMITTTASFMIHPYKPKFRLDLEKAKQLFRYGKWILLTGIVIFLSKEGDKIVITKILGVTSLGIYIMANRIAEYIATFNKIIQKVMFPAYSTIQMDVLRLKKIYLQILSIIALICIPFVGGLIILAPSFVELLLGKKWILAVTPIQIISIAILIKIFTDSSASLFNAFGKPKITFLMVTSRVIILFLVIVPLTNQYNITGTAIGLLISTASTTIIWFIYLYKIFTVKINELKFIIYPLFNTLIMVLGIYYLTSIIAISNLFIFFISVLIGGFIYVLLSIIMYKLQIIKI comes from the coding sequence TTGGAGAAAATAATAAAATCATTCATAAATACGAAACTAAATATATCAATTCAGAAGTTCATAGGAGATGGAAATACTCTTAAAGTAAAAGTAACAAAAGGATTTTATTGGTTATTTCTACTGCAACTTTTAAACAAAGGTCTTGGATTTATTAAGACGATTATTTTAGCTCGACTTCTTGCTCCAGAACACTTTGGTTTAATTGGAATAGCGTCAATAGTTATAAGCTTTCTTGAGTTGTTCTCCGAGACGGGCTTTAGAAGTGCTTTGATTCAGAATCAATCAATTGATGAGAATTATTTAAATACTGGTTGGACAGTATCAATTATCAGGGGTTTAATTTTATTTCTCATTTTATTTTTATCTGCCCCACTAGTTAGTGATTTTTTTGAAGTCGCTGAATCTAAGCTTATAATACAAGCAATGTCCTTTAATTTTATTATTAAAAGTTTTAGGAATATAGGAATAATATTATTTTCAAAAAACTTAAATTTCAAAAAGAGTTTTATTTTTGAAATTATCAGCATTATACCGAATATCGGAATTACAATTTTATTAGCATTTATACTAAGAAATGAATGGGCTATTGTCTGGGGAACACTTATAACAACTATGATAACAACAACAGCATCTTTTATGATACATCCATACAAGCCAAAATTTAGGCTTGACCTTGAGAAAGCTAAACAATTATTTCGCTATGGTAAGTGGATTTTATTAACTGGTATAGTAATATTTCTATCGAAAGAGGGTGATAAAATTGTAATAACTAAAATATTAGGAGTAACAAGCTTAGGAATATATATAATGGCTAACCGAATTGCTGAATATATTGCAACATTTAATAAAATTATTCAAAAGGTCATGTTCCCTGCCTATTCAACAATTCAGATGGATGTATTACGACTAAAAAAAATATATTTACAAATTTTATCAATTATAGCTTTAATATGCATTCCCTTTGTTGGTGGGCTTATCATATTAGCTCCTTCGTTTGTAGAACTATTGTTGGGGAAAAAATGGATATTAGCTGTAACCCCAATACAGATTATCTCAATAGCAATTTTAATAAAAATCTTTACTGATTCCAGTGCTTCATTATTTAACGCATTTGGTAAACCAAAAATAACTTTTTTAATGGTAACATCGAGGGTAATTATATTATTTTTGGTAATAGTTCCACTTACAAATCAATATAATATAACTGGTACAGCTATTGGACTTCTGATATCTACAGCAAGTACAACTATAATCTGGTTTATTTATTTATATAAGATATTTACAGTCAAGATTAATGAACTAAAATTTATTATATATCCATTATTCAATACATTGATTATGGTATTAGGAATATATTATTTAACATCGATTATCGCAATATCAAACTTATTTATATTTTTCATATCTGTCTTAATCGGAGGATTCATATATGTGTTACTATCAATAATAATGTATAAATTACAGATTATAAAAATATAG
- a CDS encoding MarR family EPS-associated transcriptional regulator: protein MEDIYKIIKEIESDDFTTQRSIADNLGYSLGKVNYLIKSLVDKGVIKLENFKNSNNKLAYRYILTPVGIKEKMKITREYLRRKEEEYEVMRSEIEELRREVEI from the coding sequence ATAGAGGACATCTATAAGATAATAAAAGAGATTGAGAGTGATGACTTTACTACGCAGCGCTCTATTGCAGATAATCTTGGGTATAGTCTTGGCAAGGTGAATTATCTAATAAAATCTCTTGTAGACAAGGGTGTTATTAAGCTTGAGAATTTTAAAAATAGCAATAATAAATTAGCTTACAGATATATATTAACACCTGTCGGCATTAAAGAAAAGATGAAGATTACTCGTGAATATTTGCGCAGAAAGGAAGAGGAGTATGAGGTGATGAGAAGTGAGATTGAGGAACTGAGGAGAGAAGTGGAGATTTGA
- a CDS encoding class I SAM-dependent methyltransferase produces MNIVSLINRIIEKNKNGSAWELWQNKWDDNKVDRIWGEKLRNEDWEKDPTYKLIAEKCVKNGTNILDIGSGGGVQYRAIKEYADRISYTGLDITPRHIEFSRKMFPEARFELGDAANLPFNDKEFDVSIIRHVIEHHPKDKAEKILAESLRVSKNCVLILFFIPPIEMQEDIIIKRKKSGFFLNTYNRDFIINTIKMNVKNPKINQEMIFKTESSPALSDQELYIIKL; encoded by the coding sequence ATGAATATAGTATCATTAATTAATCGCATTATAGAAAAAAATAAGAATGGATCGGCTTGGGAGTTATGGCAAAATAAATGGGATGATAATAAAGTCGATAGAATTTGGGGTGAAAAATTAAGAAATGAAGATTGGGAAAAAGATCCAACCTATAAGCTAATAGCAGAGAAGTGTGTAAAAAACGGAACAAATATTCTTGATATCGGATCAGGGGGAGGAGTGCAATATAGAGCAATAAAAGAATATGCTGATAGGATATCTTATACTGGTTTAGATATAACTCCAAGGCATATTGAATTTTCACGAAAAATGTTCCCAGAAGCAAGGTTTGAATTAGGAGATGCTGCAAATTTACCTTTTAATGATAAAGAATTCGATGTATCTATTATTAGACATGTCATTGAACATCATCCAAAAGATAAAGCAGAAAAGATTCTTGCCGAATCTTTAAGAGTCAGTAAAAATTGTGTGTTGATTCTATTTTTTATTCCCCCTATTGAAATGCAAGAGGATATAATTATAAAGAGAAAAAAATCTGGTTTTTTTCTCAATACTTACAACAGAGATTTTATTATTAACACAATAAAAATGAACGTAAAGAACCCAAAAATCAACCAAGAAATGATTTTTAAAACTGAATCATCACCTGCTCTTTCAGATCAAGAATTATATATTATTAAATTATGA
- a CDS encoding polysaccharide deacetylase family protein — MYHSIEKEKSNYEYAISEQKLINQIKIIKKFFIIVPLHELINKQSINFPRIALTFDDAFDDFFYNAFPILKKNNIPATVFVPTAFIETDKSMIEGKKHCSWQQMKEMMETGLIDFQSHGHCHKHFKNMDIITLKNDIMLSKKIIEENLSNKVDMFAYPGGKFHDWQNDVILKMGYKAVFTSISKTIHRERKVLPRLTITDKCDSINFKMLISGINEI; from the coding sequence ATGTATCATTCTATAGAAAAAGAAAAATCCAATTATGAATATGCCATATCAGAACAAAAATTAATTAATCAAATTAAAATAATAAAAAAATTTTTTATTATTGTACCTTTGCATGAGTTAATAAATAAGCAATCAATTAATTTCCCTCGAATAGCACTAACTTTTGATGATGCTTTTGATGATTTTTTCTATAATGCTTTTCCAATTCTTAAAAAAAATAATATTCCTGCTACAGTATTCGTTCCTACAGCATTTATTGAAACAGACAAATCAATGATAGAAGGTAAAAAACATTGTTCTTGGCAACAAATGAAAGAAATGATGGAAACTGGTCTTATAGATTTTCAATCACACGGGCATTGTCACAAACATTTTAAAAATATGGATATTATAACTTTGAAAAATGACATTATGCTATCAAAGAAAATCATTGAAGAAAATTTATCGAATAAAGTTGATATGTTTGCCTATCCTGGTGGTAAATTTCATGACTGGCAGAACGATGTTATACTTAAAATGGGGTATAAAGCAGTCTTTACTTCAATATCAAAAACAATTCATAGAGAAAGAAAAGTGTTACCCAGACTTACAATAACTGATAAATGTGATAGTATTAATTTTAAGATGTTAATTAGTGGTATTAATGAGATTTAA
- a CDS encoding glycosyltransferase, with amino-acid sequence MNPKKVSKLFDNKPSRISILSPSDTDSNLYRQMQWGDYWVKYELTKALGQLGYLVTNDKPNIIIHLFGSHMKLPKNAFKIIWIYSHPEKVDDNLLKRYDKIFCLSSSFNKKIEEMGFESNILFGATAKKCFHTPDNSFDYDIFFVGNNRIDGIRQIVQDIGKTKYNFKVWGTRWENRINSQYIGGQYIDYTNLNEYYAKSKVSLNDHSDEMRKEGFVAVRIFDILASGGFCISDLNHGIDELFRGTVPQYESPTHLKNLINFYIENDKERQELMLQGREIASNYTWDKVAKSLISSFL; translated from the coding sequence ATGAATCCTAAAAAAGTAAGCAAACTATTCGATAATAAACCTTCACGAATATCAATTTTATCTCCATCTGATACAGATTCAAATCTATACCGACAAATGCAATGGGGTGACTACTGGGTAAAATATGAGCTTACTAAAGCTTTGGGGCAATTAGGATATCTTGTAACAAACGATAAACCAAATATTATTATTCATTTATTCGGATCTCATATGAAATTGCCCAAAAATGCGTTTAAAATTATCTGGATATATAGTCATCCTGAAAAAGTTGATGATAACCTATTAAAAAGATATGATAAAATATTTTGTTTATCTTCCTCATTTAACAAAAAAATTGAAGAAATGGGATTTGAATCCAACATTTTATTTGGAGCTACTGCTAAAAAATGTTTTCATACTCCTGATAATAGTTTTGATTACGATATCTTTTTTGTAGGAAATAATAGAATTGATGGGATAAGGCAAATTGTGCAGGATATAGGAAAGACTAAATATAACTTTAAAGTATGGGGAACAAGATGGGAAAATAGAATTAATAGTCAATATATTGGTGGACAATATATTGACTATACAAATCTTAATGAGTATTATGCAAAGTCAAAAGTCAGCTTAAACGATCACAGCGATGAAATGAGAAAAGAGGGTTTTGTTGCTGTACGTATCTTTGATATTTTAGCTAGTGGAGGATTTTGTATTTCTGATCTTAATCATGGTATTGATGAATTATTTAGAGGAACAGTTCCGCAATATGAATCTCCTACTCATTTGAAAAATTTGATCAATTTCTATATTGAAAATGACAAGGAACGCCAAGAACTTATGCTCCAAGGAAGGGAAATAGCTTCCAATTACACATGGGATAAAGTTGCAAAATCTCTTATCTCTTCGTTTTTATAA
- a CDS encoding GNAT family N-acetyltransferase translates to MNSLEIISNLKNGKILNNNFLRAYDNENNLYYLRPVKIGIDDARNMSRWRRDFSKSFLSWIEPDENEVLNWLQSYKDKNNDIIFIIESEHNISIGQISIYNLNPLTKQAEFGRIIHDKNCKSKGIMTSASKTLIKWAFENLSLEKLSLEVFVDNKSAILLYKRLGFIIDSISVYYKTITIDDVVTWRRFDEITKYPKNSQQGEFREVYEMSINKQIFKQN, encoded by the coding sequence ATGAATTCTTTAGAAATAATAAGTAATCTAAAAAATGGTAAGATATTAAATAATAATTTTCTAAGAGCATACGACAATGAGAATAATCTTTATTATTTACGTCCTGTCAAGATTGGAATTGATGATGCGAGGAACATGTCGAGATGGCGAAGAGATTTTTCTAAATCATTTTTATCATGGATAGAGCCTGACGAAAACGAGGTATTGAATTGGCTTCAATCTTATAAAGATAAGAATAATGATATAATTTTCATTATTGAATCTGAACATAATATATCAATAGGACAAATATCAATTTACAATTTAAATCCACTTACAAAACAAGCAGAATTTGGGAGAATTATCCATGATAAAAATTGCAAATCAAAAGGTATTATGACATCCGCTTCAAAAACTTTAATAAAATGGGCTTTTGAAAATTTATCCCTAGAAAAGCTATCGTTAGAAGTATTTGTAGATAATAAATCTGCAATATTGCTCTATAAAAGATTAGGATTTATTATTGATAGCATATCAGTTTATTATAAAACTATCACAATTGATGATGTAGTTACATGGAGAAGATTTGATGAAATTACTAAATATCCAAAAAATTCCCAACAAGGTGAATTTCGAGAAGTATATGAGATGAGTATTAATAAACAAATATTTAAACAGAATTAA
- a CDS encoding DegT/DnrJ/EryC1/StrS family aminotransferase: MIQVFKPYYNEEEINAVSEVIRSGWVGLGPKTAEFEREFAKYCNVKYCIGLNSCTAALDMAMKLLGVNHGDEVIVPTMTFVSSAHCVVYNLATPIFVDIDEDTLNIDIEDVARKISPRTKAIIPVHYSGRPVDIDKLKEIAGNIPIVEDCAHASGAKYKGKPVGGLGDIGCFSFHAVKNLAMGEGGAITLNDENLANRAKRNRWLGIDKGTWDRTKLDRSYWWEYSVDEIGLKSHLNDISAAIGLVQLKKLEKGNKRRKEIIDMYREGLRDLEEIKMPPEDNEVFNSSWHLCEIKAQNRNELSVFLQEKKINTGVHYKPIHLYRCYGNRTSLPKAEKIFQMIITLPLYPDLTNNEVQYIIDTIKKFYNNK; this comes from the coding sequence ATGATACAAGTATTTAAACCATATTATAATGAAGAAGAGATAAATGCTGTGAGTGAAGTAATACGATCAGGATGGGTCGGTCTTGGTCCGAAAACAGCAGAATTTGAAAGAGAATTTGCAAAATACTGTAATGTTAAATATTGTATAGGTCTAAATTCATGCACAGCGGCTCTTGATATGGCAATGAAGCTTCTTGGTGTTAATCATGGAGATGAAGTTATTGTACCAACAATGACTTTTGTTTCTTCAGCTCATTGTGTTGTTTATAATCTTGCAACACCTATTTTTGTAGATATTGATGAAGATACATTAAATATCGATATAGAGGATGTTGCTCGTAAAATTTCACCAAGAACTAAAGCAATTATTCCTGTACATTATAGTGGTAGACCTGTTGATATTGATAAATTAAAGGAAATAGCAGGTAATATCCCCATAGTTGAGGATTGTGCGCATGCTTCTGGAGCAAAATATAAAGGTAAACCAGTTGGAGGATTAGGTGACATCGGATGTTTTAGTTTTCATGCAGTTAAAAATCTGGCAATGGGAGAAGGTGGCGCAATTACCTTAAATGATGAAAATTTGGCTAATAGAGCCAAGAGAAATAGATGGTTAGGAATCGACAAAGGTACGTGGGATAGGACAAAATTAGATAGAAGTTATTGGTGGGAATATAGTGTAGATGAGATTGGTCTTAAATCCCATCTCAATGATATTTCTGCAGCAATTGGGTTAGTCCAATTAAAAAAATTAGAAAAAGGGAATAAAAGAAGAAAAGAAATTATTGATATGTATAGGGAAGGATTGAGGGATTTAGAAGAGATAAAGATGCCCCCAGAAGATAATGAAGTTTTTAATTCATCATGGCATCTATGTGAAATTAAAGCTCAAAACCGTAATGAATTAAGTGTTTTCCTTCAAGAAAAAAAGATAAATACAGGTGTGCATTACAAGCCAATTCATTTGTATCGTTGTTATGGGAATCGAACAAGCTTGCCGAAAGCAGAAAAAATTTTTCAAATGATTATCACCCTACCTTTATATCCTGATTTAACAAATAATGAAGTACAATACATTATTGATACAATTAAAAAATTTTATAACAATAAGTAA
- a CDS encoding glycosyltransferase, giving the protein MNFKVLYVDTISEPQAQINVEGISSAYNKIVKLIKFDYRKIAKYFGKQIMNTSLYIVAKITRPNLIHIGKGETIQGDTIKIIKKNSKCKVIHFYGDFRNTPQPYVIDIGKYADITLLYHKDQRIIKQHHDLGVKNIGFWWVGSDPDIYRPIQLEKKYDVVFFGNNADFLPGHEERRNLIKAIAESGITIHIFGNNWDLFTDHQNIVLHNFVVSKEFVDTCSKAKITLGYNAVNDVYYYASWRRPFNCMACGAFHLTKYFPGIEEVFETKKHLVWFDTINEAVELIHFYLNNSEERENIAQNGREEIINNHTWDKRIEEMINIYKSIGGEIK; this is encoded by the coding sequence ATGAATTTTAAAGTGTTGTACGTTGATACGATTTCAGAACCACAAGCGCAAATAAATGTTGAAGGTATTTCTTCAGCTTATAATAAAATAGTAAAGTTAATAAAATTCGATTATCGTAAGATAGCAAAGTATTTTGGAAAGCAGATAATGAATACATCCCTTTATATAGTTGCAAAAATAACAAGACCGAATTTAATACATATTGGGAAAGGTGAAACAATACAAGGGGATACTATAAAAATAATAAAAAAAAATTCTAAATGCAAAGTAATACATTTTTATGGCGATTTCCGAAATACTCCTCAACCTTACGTTATTGATATTGGCAAATACGCTGATATAACATTATTGTATCATAAAGATCAAAGAATAATTAAGCAGCACCACGATTTGGGAGTAAAAAATATCGGTTTCTGGTGGGTTGGATCAGATCCAGATATTTATAGACCGATTCAATTAGAAAAAAAATACGATGTTGTTTTTTTTGGAAACAATGCCGACTTTTTACCAGGACATGAAGAAAGAAGAAATTTAATTAAGGCAATTGCTGAAAGTGGAATTACAATACATATTTTTGGAAACAACTGGGATTTATTTACAGATCACCAAAACATTGTATTGCATAATTTTGTTGTAAGTAAAGAATTTGTCGATACATGTTCAAAGGCAAAGATTACTTTAGGGTATAATGCAGTAAATGATGTTTATTATTATGCCTCTTGGCGCAGACCTTTTAACTGTATGGCATGTGGTGCGTTTCATCTTACAAAATATTTCCCAGGTATAGAAGAGGTCTTTGAAACAAAAAAACATCTTGTTTGGTTTGATACAATCAATGAAGCTGTAGAGTTAATTCATTTTTATCTTAATAATTCTGAAGAGAGAGAAAATATTGCACAAAATGGAAGAGAAGAAATAATCAACAATCATACTTGGGATAAACGGATTGAAGAAATGATTAATATATATAAATCAATAGGTGGCGAAATAAAATGA